The segment CCCTTAGGAAATCTCACAGATACTCTGTCGTTTATGATAAATCCCTCCTCTATAAGTTGTCTCTTAAGTCCTCTCATATCCAGAAGTTCAAGGGTAGAGTTAGTAAGTAAGTGTTCTTCTGCAATAGCTTTGTAAAGTAGGGAAAATCTCACAAAATGTCTATCCCCCTTAATCTGATAAAAAAGACTCGTATCTTTTCCAGATTCTTTTACAAGTTCCAAAAGTTCTAAAAAGTTGGCAGTAGGTGTGTAATAATTAGATAGTTTTTTATTTAAAAATTTATAAAAATCTTCTAAAATCTCATCTTTTAGAGGGATTATACATTCCAAGGCTCTAAGCCCTGTAAAAATACATAGTCCATTATAAAGCTGTCTCTCGTCATCTACACTTTGAAGATGATAACGGACTTCCCATTGAGGAAATTTTATTTTTTCTCTGTTAAGTCTATAAAAGAGAGCATATTTCCCCAACTTCTCCAAATAATCTGTGGTTTTAAAAATATTAAAAATCTTGCTTTCACATTTATTCTCCTTTGTAAGTTTTATGCTTATCATTCTATTTTTTACAGATACATCAGATAGCTCAGATTCTCCAGATATAATAAGCGGTGTACAGAGTTTAAATTCAGTAAGCTTTGAGGTTATATTTCCTTGGTTTATGGTTTTGTTGTCATAGACAGAACGGATTGTGGCATATAGATCCTCTGCTTTTTCCTTTTGACGAGACCCTGTGATTTTTACCTCATCTATCGCCCAAGGGGTTATATTAGAACAACTTGAAAAGCTACGTATCTGATGATTTGATAAGGTTACTAGAGATTTAATATTTTCCCTTGTACCAAACATAATCCTAGAGATAAACTCTATAAACTCAGTTTTACCAATGGAAGTTGTTCCGCTTACCTCAAGTATTGGGTATGCTCCATCTATGTGAAATCTTCCTAATGCCCAACAAATCCCCAGTAAACTTTCATTTCTATCTTTTCTAAGGCTCAAAAGGTTCTCATCTAACCAAAATTTTTCCTCATCAGTAAAATCTTTTATTTCCTCTAGAGGTTTTATTTTTAAATCAGCTTTACTACAGATAACAGGAGAGGTAGGGTCATAGTATTTGTCATTAATTATCCCATAGTGTTCTATCTCCTCAATATATTTTTCGGCATTTTCTTCCAAAATCCAGCTCCAAAAATTGGGAATAATAGTGATACTACCTAAAAAATACCCTATATTTTCAAGGATTCCATTTTTTGTGATAAGGTCTGTCTTCTTGGCAAAAAACTCCCTCTCACGTCCATTGGTTATGACAAAGCCTCCAATATAGTTATCAGAAAACTTTGTAATCCTTAAAAGAAAATCTGTTATTTTGGTAGTTAAGTTGTAGTAATATCCGTCCTCTCCTTTGCTAAAAGGGGAAATCTTTTTATTTAAGTCTTTTTTAATATCTTCACTAAAGTTAATTTTTATAGGATTATCTATTATTTTTATAAGCCTTTCTTTTCCAAGGTTTATTAAATCTTGATTGGTTTGATTAGTTTCGTTTAACTGATTATTAGTTAATCTATTTTCTAAAGTGTTATTATGTAGGTTAATTTCTTTTGATAGATTGTTAGTAGGCTTATTTTCTAAAGATTTACTACTTAGGTAAGTTTGATTAATATTATCTGATTTATTATCGGTAGATTTATTTTTTAGTCCACTTGTCAATACTTCGTTAAAGTCTTTATAAATTCCTAAATCTACTTCAAATAATTTATCTTTATTACTTTTAATACTAGATAAAATCTTAATTATCTCATCTTTAGATTTTTTTCCTTGGGTGTCGTTATCAGTTGCTATTATTATCTTCTCGAAACTAGAGAGCCAATCTTTTTGATGTTCGATAGATTTTAAGTTACCAGCTCCAAAAGGCAAACTTACAACACTCTCAAATCCCACTTCCAAAGCACTTAATAAATCAATCTCCCCCTCAACTATAATTACATAGCTAAAATCCTTTACAAGTTGCCAACCTAAAAGATAATCGCTTTGGCTTTCCCTTTCAGAAAATATCTTTTTATCAATAGTTCTATATTTTATACCAATCACTTTTTTGCCGTTGGTAAGTGGCATCATCATAGTATTACTTTTTCCAAGTCTTGCAAACTTCTTAAGATATTTATCACTTATACCACGACTAGCAAGATATTTTATCCATTCATCATTTAGAAATTTATCTTTTCTAGCAAGGAATATAGAGGTTAAATCTATATTTTTTTTAATTTCTTTATTAAAAGAGTTATTATCAGTAAAATTATTAGCTCTACCATTTGATAAAGTTTTATCTCCACCTAAAGAACCATCTTTAAAATCTTGGGGGATTTCTCCCCCTAAACATCTATCTTTATTTTCTATGTCTCTAGCAAAATCTTTTGAGTTTTTTCCCTCCTCTTTATAATATTTTTTTATATCTCCATTTAAAGAACTATCCTTGGAGTTAAGGGGATTATCTCCCCTTAAACTTCCATTGTTTTTA is part of the Fusobacterium perfoetens genome and harbors:
- a CDS encoding toprim domain-containing protein; translation: MNYNYTRQGNQLRFKYCPICDKVKENPDFTINIAEGVYFCFSNNIGGRVEDLSKYGFDIGEIPELRRFYRVETKNNGSLRGDNPLNSKDSSLNGDIKKYYKEEGKNSKDFARDIENKDRCLGGEIPQDFKDGSLGGDKTLSNGRANNFTDNNSFNKEIKKNIDLTSIFLARKDKFLNDEWIKYLASRGISDKYLKKFARLGKSNTMMMPLTNGKKVIGIKYRTIDKKIFSERESQSDYLLGWQLVKDFSYVIIVEGEIDLLSALEVGFESVVSLPFGAGNLKSIEHQKDWLSSFEKIIIATDNDTQGKKSKDEIIKILSSIKSNKDKLFEVDLGIYKDFNEVLTSGLKNKSTDNKSDNINQTYLSSKSLENKPTNNLSKEINLHNNTLENRLTNNQLNETNQTNQDLINLGKERLIKIIDNPIKINFSEDIKKDLNKKISPFSKGEDGYYYNLTTKITDFLLRITKFSDNYIGGFVITNGREREFFAKKTDLITKNGILENIGYFLGSITIIPNFWSWILEENAEKYIEEIEHYGIINDKYYDPTSPVICSKADLKIKPLEEIKDFTDEEKFWLDENLLSLRKDRNESLLGICWALGRFHIDGAYPILEVSGTTSIGKTEFIEFISRIMFGTRENIKSLVTLSNHQIRSFSSCSNITPWAIDEVKITGSRQKEKAEDLYATIRSVYDNKTINQGNITSKLTEFKLCTPLIISGESELSDVSVKNRMISIKLTKENKCESKIFNIFKTTDYLEKLGKYALFYRLNREKIKFPQWEVRYHLQSVDDERQLYNGLCIFTGLRALECIIPLKDEILEDFYKFLNKKLSNYYTPTANFLELLELVKESGKDTSLFYQIKGDRHFVRFSLLYKAIAEEHLLTNSTLELLDMRGLKRQLIEEGFIINDRVSVRFPKGDFTKENIIVKACEIMKNDIFKKDFLAID